A region from the Aegilops tauschii subsp. strangulata cultivar AL8/78 chromosome 5, Aet v6.0, whole genome shotgun sequence genome encodes:
- the LOC109780339 gene encoding ASC1-like protein 1 — protein sequence MAALVELFTRSYSSSTPVDWEAEAYPAYGDYAVLPILVAFFPALRFLLDRFVFEILARRLIFGKGYDKLAETDERRKKINKFKESAWKFVYFLSAEVLSLSVTYNEPWFTNTRYFWVGPGEQLWPDQKMKLKLKAVYMYAAGFYTYSIFALLFWETRRKDFGVSMSHHVATVVLIVMSYICRLSRAGSVILAVHDASDIFLEIGKMAKYSSCEGLAVVAFLLFVASWILLRLIIFPFWILRSTSYEVAVILDKEKKEFYSSVYYYLFNSLLFSLLVLHIYWWVLIYRMLVKQIQSRGRVGDDVRSDSEGEEDHED from the exons ATGGCGGCGCTCGTGGAGCTCTTCACGAGATCCTACTCGTCCTCCACGCCGGTGGACTGGGAGGCGGAGGCCTACCCGGCGTACGGCGACTACGCCGTGCTTCCCATCCTTGTCGCCTTCTTTCCCGCCCTGCGCTTCCTCCTCGACCGGTTCGTCTTCGAG ATATTAGCAAGAAGGCTTATATTTGGAAAGGGATATGACAAGCTTGCTGAAACAGACGAAAGGAGAAAGAAAATCAATAAATTTAAGGAGTCCGCCTGGaaatttgtttattttctttctGCAGAGGTCCTTTCATTATCTGTAACATACAATGAACCATGGTTTACAAACACCAGATACTTCTGGGTAGGGCCTGGTGAGCAGCTCTGGCCTGATCAAAAGATGAA ACTGAAGCTTAAGGCTGTATACATGTATGCTGCTGGATTTTACACATATTCCATCTTTGCCCTTCTGTTCTGGGAAACAAGACGCAAGGATTTCGGAGTCTCGATGTCTCACCATGTGGCAACTGTTGTTCTGATTGTTATGTCCTACATTTGCAG ATTATCTCGTGCTGGCTCGGTCATTTTAGCCGTCCATGATGCGAGTGATATATTCCTAGAGATCGGAAAGATGGCCAAGTATAGTAGCTGTGAGGGGCTAGCTGTTGTAGCATTTCTACTTTTTGTGGCTTCTTGGATCCTTCTTCGGCTAATAATTTTCCCTTTCTGGATCCTGAGAAGCACAAG CTATGAAGTAGCTGTGATCCTTGACAAGGAGAAAAAAGAATTTTACAGCTCCGTATACTACTATCTTTTCAACAGTCTCCTGTTCTCACTTCTAGTCCTTCACATATATTGGTGGGTACTGATTTACCGGATGCTAGTGAAACAAATCCAATCCAGAGGACGTGTTGGTGACGATGTTCGATCCG ATTCTGAGGGAGAAGAAGACCACGAAGATTAA